In one Pseudodesulfovibrio tunisiensis genomic region, the following are encoded:
- a CDS encoding response regulator, with translation MQRLPRILVVDDEARFRENLVRALHIEGFEAEGAENGFRALEKLMQDPFDVVLLDMKMPELSGEDTLFCIRERDLDCAVICLSGHVSLDDATAMIRQGAFDYLIKPASLEEIVEKVRLAHERRLVEKGEADASDIAPGTI, from the coding sequence ATGCAGCGCTTACCCAGGATTCTCGTGGTTGATGACGAGGCGCGTTTCAGGGAAAATCTGGTGCGCGCCCTGCACATCGAGGGCTTTGAGGCAGAGGGAGCGGAAAACGGGTTTCGCGCTTTGGAAAAGCTGATGCAGGATCCGTTCGACGTGGTTCTGCTGGACATGAAGATGCCCGAGCTTTCCGGCGAAGACACCCTGTTCTGCATCCGCGAGCGCGACCTGGACTGCGCCGTGATCTGCCTCTCCGGTCACGTGTCTCTGGATGACGCCACGGCCATGATCCGTCAGGGGGCTTTCGATTATCTGATCAAGCCCGCATCCCTGGAGGAGATCGTGGAAAAGGTGCGGCTCGCCCACGAGCGGCGGCTGGTGGAAAAGGGGGAAGCCGATGCCTCGGACATCGCCCCCGGCACGATCTGA
- the nhaB gene encoding sodium/proton antiporter NhaB translates to MVKTLKESFGANFLGNAPGWYKRAILAFLVLNPILLHTVGPFVTGWVLIAEFIFTLAMALKCYPLPAGGLLAIEAVFLGMTTPAGVYHEAQHNFEVILLLIFMVAGIHFMKDFLQFTFTRILVKVRSKIMISLLFSFAGAFLSAFLDALTVTAVIIAVAYGFYNVYHRYASGKAMGGTHDLCNDELVKQKDRADLVEFRGFLRNLMMHGAVGTALGGVCTLVGEPQNLLIASEMGWHFADFFIQVAPISMPVLATGLLTCVVVEKFHLFSYGYQMPGNIRSHLLETATAMEAKRGPQGRASLVVQGLAGVWLVIALAMHLAEVGIIGLSVIVLLTALTGITEEGRIGHAFEEALPFTALLVVFFSIVAVIHDQHLFRPVINYVLNLTGQTQLAAYYLANGLLSMISDNVFVATVYISETKMHFVNMLAAVPDIGMTGQQLMDKLTDPHLNRADVVAGMPQAAATQALSIVAHLDKLAVAINTGTNIPSVATPNGQAAFLFLLTSALAPVIRLSYGRMVLQALPYTITMSLAGLVATWYMEDIIRFFGG, encoded by the coding sequence GTGGTCAAGACGCTCAAGGAATCCTTCGGGGCCAACTTCCTCGGCAATGCCCCGGGCTGGTACAAAAGGGCCATACTCGCCTTTCTCGTCCTGAATCCCATCCTGCTGCATACCGTAGGGCCGTTCGTCACGGGCTGGGTGCTCATCGCCGAATTCATCTTCACTCTGGCCATGGCCCTCAAGTGCTATCCGCTTCCGGCTGGCGGCCTGCTCGCCATTGAGGCCGTGTTTCTGGGCATGACCACTCCCGCAGGGGTCTACCATGAAGCCCAGCACAACTTCGAGGTCATTCTGCTGCTCATCTTCATGGTGGCCGGCATTCATTTCATGAAGGATTTCCTTCAGTTCACCTTTACCCGCATTCTGGTGAAAGTGCGGTCCAAGATCATGATCTCCCTGCTGTTCAGCTTTGCGGGCGCATTTCTGTCCGCGTTTCTGGACGCGCTTACCGTCACGGCCGTGATCATCGCCGTGGCCTACGGATTCTACAATGTCTATCATCGCTATGCTTCGGGAAAGGCCATGGGAGGAACCCATGACCTGTGCAACGACGAACTGGTCAAGCAGAAGGATCGTGCAGATCTGGTCGAGTTTCGCGGCTTTCTCCGCAACCTCATGATGCACGGTGCAGTGGGTACGGCTCTTGGCGGGGTCTGCACTCTGGTGGGTGAACCGCAGAATCTGCTTATCGCTTCGGAAATGGGCTGGCATTTTGCGGATTTCTTCATTCAGGTTGCCCCCATCTCCATGCCTGTACTCGCGACCGGGCTGCTGACCTGCGTGGTGGTGGAAAAATTCCATCTGTTTTCCTATGGATACCAGATGCCGGGCAACATCCGGTCCCATCTGCTGGAGACCGCAACGGCGATGGAAGCCAAGCGCGGGCCGCAGGGCAGGGCTTCGCTCGTGGTGCAGGGATTGGCCGGTGTCTGGCTGGTCATCGCTCTGGCAATGCATCTGGCCGAGGTCGGGATCATCGGTCTGTCCGTGATCGTGCTGCTCACGGCCCTGACCGGCATCACCGAGGAAGGCCGCATCGGCCATGCGTTCGAAGAGGCGCTGCCGTTCACGGCCCTGCTCGTGGTCTTCTTTTCCATCGTGGCCGTGATTCACGACCAGCATCTGTTTCGTCCGGTCATCAACTACGTGCTCAACCTGACCGGGCAGACCCAGTTGGCGGCCTACTATCTGGCCAATGGCCTGCTTTCCATGATCTCGGACAACGTGTTCGTGGCCACGGTGTACATCTCGGAAACCAAGATGCATTTCGTGAACATGCTGGCTGCTGTTCCGGACATCGGCATGACCGGCCAACAGCTCATGGACAAGCTCACGGACCCGCATCTGAACCGCGCCGACGTGGTGGCAGGAATGCCGCAGGCCGCAGCAACGCAGGCCCTGAGCATCGTCGCCCATCTGGACAAGCTGGCCGTGGCCATCAATACGGGCACCAACATTCCGAGCGTGGCCACGCCGAACGGGCAGGCCGCGTTCCTGTTTCTGCTCACCTCGGCCCTGGCTCCGGTCATCCGGCTTTCCTACGGCCGCATGGTGCTGCAGGCCCTGCCCTATACGATAACCATGTCGCTGGCCGGACTTGTGGCTACATGGTAC
- a CDS encoding response regulator, giving the protein MIRVLAVDDERDFLKLLQKRLAKRNLEIAVAQSGRDALEYMSANPVDVVVLDVKMPGMNGLDALQEMKKRHPDVEVIMLTGHGSVKSGLEGMSRGAYDYVLKPFTIDDLLERIRAAFERVRRNRSEVWGVRLNSTRNMLIGGSILLPLSFAAAVLIMPRHPVHAAVITAAAGVAVSWLLMRAQVDLGNAARERASLNEQLIRFQKTVSLGQLSAGIAHEINNPLNIILQEVEYLDAYLDAVDQDELRDGLRQVRKQVVRCSDITRRLLDFARSRKPVLQEVDLNKMVSDMVHLVRREVSPDGVEIINILGRDMPRLTTDPPLLRQALLNLLDNAVQAVSHGGVITVVTSKSRNHAFVRIKDSGPGISRDDLPRIFDPFFTTRPPGEGTGLGLSMCRRILGQLGGDVYVDSKNTQGAVFTVRLPLKTEEVEHAALTQDSRG; this is encoded by the coding sequence ATGATCCGGGTTCTAGCCGTTGACGATGAAAGGGATTTTCTGAAGCTCCTGCAAAAGCGTCTGGCCAAGCGCAATCTGGAGATTGCCGTGGCCCAGTCCGGGCGCGATGCCTTGGAATACATGTCCGCGAATCCCGTGGATGTGGTTGTTCTGGACGTGAAAATGCCGGGCATGAACGGTCTGGACGCGCTCCAGGAAATGAAGAAGCGGCACCCGGACGTGGAAGTCATCATGCTGACGGGCCACGGTTCCGTGAAGTCCGGGCTGGAAGGCATGAGCCGGGGCGCGTACGACTACGTGCTCAAGCCGTTCACCATAGACGACCTGCTGGAACGCATCCGGGCCGCCTTTGAACGGGTGCGGCGCAACCGGAGCGAGGTGTGGGGCGTGAGGCTCAACTCCACCAGAAACATGCTCATCGGGGGCAGCATCCTCCTGCCCCTGAGCTTTGCCGCCGCCGTGCTGATCATGCCCCGGCACCCCGTGCATGCGGCCGTGATCACGGCCGCGGCCGGGGTTGCGGTGTCATGGCTGCTCATGCGCGCCCAGGTTGATCTCGGCAATGCGGCCCGGGAGCGGGCCAGTCTGAACGAACAGCTCATCCGTTTCCAGAAGACCGTGTCCCTCGGCCAGCTTTCTGCGGGCATAGCCCACGAGATCAACAACCCCCTGAACATCATTCTGCAGGAAGTGGAGTATCTGGACGCGTATCTGGATGCCGTGGATCAGGATGAGCTTCGCGACGGCCTCAGACAGGTGCGCAAGCAGGTGGTGCGCTGTTCGGACATCACTCGCAGGCTTCTGGATTTCGCGCGGAGCCGGAAACCCGTGCTGCAGGAGGTCGATCTGAACAAGATGGTTTCGGACATGGTGCACCTCGTGCGGCGCGAGGTGTCGCCGGACGGTGTGGAGATCATCAACATTCTTGGTCGGGACATGCCCCGGCTCACGACCGACCCGCCCCTGCTGCGGCAGGCCCTGCTCAATCTGCTGGACAATGCCGTGCAGGCAGTGAGTCACGGTGGCGTGATTACCGTGGTGACCAGCAAGAGCCGCAACCATGCCTTTGTTCGCATCAAGGATTCCGGGCCGGGCATTTCCCGGGATGACCTGCCCAGAATATTCGATCCGTTTTTCACCACCCGCCCGCCGGGCGAGGGCACGGGACTCGGCCTTTCCATGTGCCGCAGGATACTCGGCCAACTCGGAGGGGACGTGTACGTGGATTCCAAGAACACACAGGGGGCCGTATTTACCGTGCGACTTCCCCTGAAGACCGAAGAGGTGGAACATGCAGCGCTTACCCAGGATTCTCGTGGTTGA